A region from the Streptomyces tsukubensis genome encodes:
- a CDS encoding ATP-grasp domain-containing protein yields the protein MTIAALEALSFGLERLALAAAVAGHRLVLLTSDRTVYRHELAAMPDGILDVVDTDTTDQDAVRRALAALPDLAGLVNTTDTWSVPAADLAAELGLPGPDPAAVRVLRDKALVRQRLYAAGLSRGTATGDLGAVELPAVLKDSAGTSSRAVWIVHDESGLRTALAEAASGRAGLKGRLFAEPFLAGPLYSAETLSWKGETRLLGVASRLTSRSPAVREEGAAFPVALPPGEREAVARWVAEVLAAAGHDRGFAHVEYVHTAHGPELVEINRRIGGALIGEALCRALGADVYDALVETTLGRRPSLMDGPLVAPFEGPAVAFVLVYPDRPGTLTGWQGLDGLAAFPGTVEWYPVRAPGDTVTDLGDQRGCTGMVLAEAATAELAQHRAWCAAATVRPLMADG from the coding sequence ATGACCATCGCCGCCCTCGAAGCCCTCTCCTTCGGCCTCGAACGCCTCGCGCTCGCCGCCGCCGTCGCCGGACACCGGCTCGTCCTCCTCACCTCCGACCGCACGGTCTACCGCCACGAGCTGGCGGCCATGCCCGACGGCATCCTCGACGTCGTCGACACCGACACCACCGACCAGGACGCCGTACGCCGCGCCCTGGCCGCCCTCCCCGATCTCGCCGGACTGGTCAACACCACCGACACCTGGAGCGTCCCGGCCGCCGATCTCGCCGCCGAGCTGGGGCTGCCCGGGCCCGATCCGGCGGCCGTACGCGTCCTGCGCGACAAGGCCCTCGTCCGGCAGCGGCTGTACGCGGCCGGGCTCAGCCGGGGCACCGCGACCGGGGACCTCGGCGCCGTCGAACTGCCCGCCGTGCTGAAGGACTCGGCGGGCACCTCGTCGCGGGCGGTGTGGATCGTCCACGACGAGAGCGGGCTGCGGACCGCACTCGCCGAGGCGGCGTCGGGCCGGGCGGGCCTGAAGGGGCGGCTGTTCGCCGAGCCGTTCCTCGCCGGGCCGCTGTACAGCGCGGAGACCCTGAGCTGGAAGGGGGAGACCCGGCTGCTGGGCGTCGCCAGCAGGCTGACCTCGCGGTCCCCCGCCGTACGGGAGGAAGGCGCGGCCTTCCCGGTCGCCCTGCCGCCCGGCGAACGCGAGGCCGTCGCCCGCTGGGTCGCGGAGGTCCTCGCCGCCGCCGGACACGACCGGGGCTTCGCCCATGTCGAGTACGTCCACACCGCCCACGGCCCCGAACTCGTCGAGATCAACCGGCGGATCGGCGGCGCCCTGATCGGTGAGGCGCTCTGCCGGGCCCTGGGCGCGGACGTCTACGACGCCCTGGTCGAAACCACCCTCGGCCGGCGGCCGTCCCTGATGGACGGGCCCCTGGTGGCCCCCTTCGAGGGGCCCGCCGTCGCGTTCGTCCTCGTCTACCCGGACCGGCCCGGGACCCTGACCGGATGGCAGGGCCTCGACGGGCTCGCCGCGTTCCCCGGCACGGTGGAGTGGTATCCCGTACGCGCCCCGGGGGACACCGTCACGGACCTCGGGGACCAGCGCGGCTGCACCGGGATGGTGCTCGCGGAGGCGGCCACGGCCGAACTGGCGCAGCACCGGGCGTGGTGCGCGGCGGCGACCGTACGGCCGCTGATGGCGGATGGCTAG
- a CDS encoding MFS transporter has translation MRAGTAGKGAGRRAPLTRHQLLLLGASFLITVGSFAVLPYMSVLLHGRWGLGLGTVGAVLAAASLIQFGGGVFGAALARRIGLRATMLTALTVRTAGFACFAPGGGGPVLAVVALLLVSAGAALYLPANKAYLVAGRPEEERPRLLALSGSAFTTGVALGPVAAAPFVLSEPTALFGAVALLFAAVCGAHALLPPVQDGDRTSRTGRTGRTDRGTGVRGRPPREPFAPAERAPFAYALLSVYVFMYFQHYLALYAIPRMSAASYGFLLMAYALLLAVLQPLLARWTAELPYGRALRLGFGAMALGTAGLATGGPVGIAAGAALMCWAEAVLFLRNELEALAGSAAPAATVFGRQRLAAGFGAAAAALFGGPLYGAAERAGDTGLFWLAVAAQSLLLPVAGWAVGRARRDQAAARTTAPAAVPAPGSGPASASPSGSGSGSGS, from the coding sequence GTGAGGGCCGGAACGGCAGGCAAGGGGGCGGGGCGCCGTGCGCCGCTCACCCGCCACCAGTTGCTGCTCCTGGGCGCCTCGTTCCTGATCACGGTCGGCAGCTTCGCCGTCCTGCCGTATATGTCCGTTCTCCTCCACGGCAGGTGGGGGCTGGGGCTCGGCACGGTCGGCGCGGTATTGGCGGCCGCCTCCCTCATCCAGTTCGGCGGGGGAGTGTTCGGGGCCGCGCTGGCCCGCCGGATCGGGCTGCGGGCCACGATGCTGACCGCGCTGACGGTCCGTACGGCCGGCTTCGCCTGTTTCGCCCCGGGCGGCGGCGGGCCGGTGCTCGCGGTGGTGGCGCTGCTGCTGGTGTCGGCCGGTGCGGCGCTGTACCTCCCCGCCAACAAGGCGTATCTGGTCGCGGGCCGGCCGGAGGAGGAGCGGCCGAGGCTGCTGGCGCTCAGCGGCTCGGCGTTCACCACGGGCGTCGCGCTGGGGCCGGTGGCGGCGGCGCCGTTCGTCCTGAGCGAGCCGACGGCGCTGTTCGGTGCGGTCGCGCTGCTGTTCGCGGCGGTGTGCGGGGCGCATGCGCTGCTGCCGCCGGTACAGGACGGCGACCGGACGAGCCGGACGGGCCGGACGGGCCGGACGGACCGGGGTACCGGGGTGCGGGGGCGCCCGCCGCGGGAGCCCTTCGCGCCCGCGGAGCGTGCCCCCTTCGCGTACGCCCTCCTCTCGGTCTACGTCTTCATGTACTTCCAGCACTATCTGGCGCTGTACGCGATCCCCCGGATGTCCGCCGCCTCCTACGGTTTCCTGCTGATGGCGTACGCGCTGCTGCTCGCCGTCCTCCAGCCGCTGCTGGCCCGGTGGACGGCGGAGCTGCCGTACGGGCGGGCGCTGCGGCTGGGCTTCGGCGCGATGGCGCTGGGCACGGCCGGGCTGGCGACCGGCGGGCCGGTGGGGATCGCGGCGGGGGCCGCGCTGATGTGCTGGGCCGAGGCCGTGCTGTTCCTCCGCAACGAGCTGGAGGCGCTCGCCGGATCGGCCGCGCCCGCCGCGACCGTCTTCGGCCGTCAGCGGCTGGCGGCGGGCTTCGGCGCGGCGGCGGCCGCCCTGTTCGGCGGCCCGCTGTACGGGGCCGCCGAACGGGCGGGTGACACGGGCCTGTTCTGGCTGGCGGTGGCCGCCCAGAGCCTGCTGCTGCCGGTGGCGGGGTGGGCGGTGGGCCGGGCCCGGCGGGATCAGGCGGCGGCGAGAACCACAGCCCCGGCCGCGGTTCCGGCACCGGGCTCCGGGCCTGCCTCCGCTTCCCCTTCCGGTTCCGGTTCCGGTTCGGGGAGCTGA